A genomic window from Thermus islandicus DSM 21543 includes:
- a CDS encoding TIR domain-containing protein, with translation MPKRQVFFSFHYKADAWRAAQVRNMGVVEGNKPVSDNDWEQIKRGGDEAIKRWIDEQMGYRSCVVVLIGNQTAGRKWINYEIKKGWEYGKGVVGVYIHNLKDQDGKQALKGKNPFDDFTFNSRPFSEVVRAYDPPFTDSREVYDYIKEHLAEWVEEAIEIRKKYP, from the coding sequence ATGCCGAAGCGACAAGTATTTTTCAGCTTCCATTACAAGGCTGATGCCTGGAGGGCAGCGCAAGTGCGCAATATGGGGGTCGTGGAAGGCAATAAGCCAGTTTCTGACAATGACTGGGAACAAATCAAGCGCGGTGGAGACGAAGCCATTAAGCGGTGGATTGACGAGCAAATGGGGTATCGCTCCTGTGTAGTCGTTCTCATCGGTAACCAGACTGCTGGAAGGAAATGGATCAATTACGAGATCAAGAAGGGATGGGAGTATGGAAAAGGTGTGGTCGGTGTCTACATCCACAACCTGAAGGACCAGGATGGCAAACAAGCTCTGAAAGGGAAAAACCCGTTTGATGATTTTACGTTCAACAGCCGACCATTCTCGGAGGTTGTCAGGGCTTACGACCCACCTTTCACAGACAGCCGGGAGGTTTACGACTACATCAAGGAACATTTGGCGGAGTGGGTTGAGGAGGCTATTGAAATTCGCAAAAAATACCCTTGA
- a CDS encoding DUF6839 family protein: MGYVAKVRDLPQGVVLIQDSQEIQSVLEHIGWPEAAEWYGCLFVELGDGEYRRVWGVERFVPYLEERAELLYEEGKRVE; this comes from the coding sequence ATGGGCTACGTAGCCAAGGTAAGGGACTTGCCCCAGGGCGTGGTGCTCATTCAGGACTCGCAGGAAATCCAGTCGGTCCTCGAGCACATTGGGTGGCCGGAGGCTGCGGAGTGGTACGGCTGCCTCTTCGTGGAGCTCGGGGACGGGGAGTACCGCCGGGTCTGGGGAGTAGAGCGCTTCGTCCCCTACCTCGAGGAGCGGGCGGAGCTGCTCTACGAGGAGGGGAAGAGGGTGGAGTAA